The Streptomyces tendae genome has a window encoding:
- a CDS encoding ATP-binding protein, producing MTEVRPPAAPSAALWERDEELAAIAEAVDVLCADRSSPGTLMVLRGEAGLGKTALLAETRRIAERRGCTVWSARGGETLRTVPFNVVRQLLQPALVSLLPEEAREYLGDWYGIAGPALGITDPGDGHADPQGVCEGLVAAVRRLARRDWPLVLLVDDAHWADQETLYWLAAFAERLADLSVLVVVARRPGDISGVSARHLDAVAAAADRPVTNLSALTPEAAAGLTRATLGENADAAFCREVWAVTGGNPYETVELLAKVQDSELEPVEAHAGELRELNRSARGGGLVARLEELGIDATRFAWAAAILGDGITVDLVARLATLGPDDAARCAERLRSARILTVPDPAAARRTGQAELEFVHPLIATAVYNSIPDALRRAMHGIAARIVTDSGRGAAAAARHLLEVHPDDDEELVWQLREAAREHLAVGAPDAARRCLERALEEPPRPEVHAHVLYELGSATFLTAPARTIGHLRTALGMPGLDGDRRLDAVIRLSQALLHNDQMEEAVRTVEAEAARLPAGPARMRLQAVQFMWEGVHAGETITPGRSERLAELAATCTGRDNSERALLILRGFDGMMRGENAEEIVEICDRALVNGRLAPGLGWTDSEWGVELLLMLAGSYAYTDRLDRAESFYSEALQAYDTAGWSGGHLVLAHAYVGLAHRRRGRLEAAETSLRESLRHAERVGRGLPLYWTATCNLVDTLLARGHVDEAWAVAERHGFAPPYPSTVVLPDPRSVRGRLLLAVGRTKDGINELEAAEKAAAARGHHNPVHVFGAADLARALATEDPARAARLAVDVRRRAERLGTDTAIGEALRVAAALETGQRAVRLAAQAVTYLESSPCQYEHAAARIEYGTLARSAPDLERGLALARSCGADGLVAQARSELATYAGHR from the coding sequence ATGACGGAGGTACGGCCCCCGGCGGCACCCTCGGCCGCCCTGTGGGAGCGGGACGAGGAACTCGCCGCCATCGCGGAGGCCGTCGACGTCCTGTGCGCCGACCGCTCCTCGCCGGGCACGCTGATGGTGCTGCGCGGCGAGGCGGGACTCGGCAAGACCGCCCTGCTCGCCGAGACCCGACGCATCGCCGAACGGCGTGGCTGCACCGTCTGGTCCGCCCGCGGCGGCGAGACGCTGCGCACGGTGCCGTTCAACGTGGTGCGCCAACTCCTGCAGCCCGCACTGGTGTCGCTGCTGCCCGAGGAGGCCCGCGAGTATCTCGGCGACTGGTACGGCATAGCCGGCCCGGCCCTCGGCATCACGGACCCGGGTGACGGGCACGCCGACCCGCAGGGCGTGTGCGAGGGTCTGGTCGCCGCCGTGCGCCGGCTCGCGCGCCGGGACTGGCCGCTGGTCCTCCTCGTCGACGACGCCCACTGGGCCGACCAGGAGACCCTGTACTGGCTCGCCGCCTTCGCCGAGCGCCTCGCCGACCTGTCCGTGCTCGTGGTGGTGGCCCGCAGGCCCGGCGATATCTCCGGCGTCAGCGCCCGCCACCTGGACGCGGTCGCCGCCGCGGCCGACCGCCCCGTCACCAACCTCAGCGCCCTCACCCCCGAGGCGGCGGCCGGCCTCACCCGCGCCACCCTGGGGGAGAACGCCGACGCCGCGTTCTGCCGCGAGGTGTGGGCCGTCACCGGCGGCAACCCCTACGAGACCGTCGAACTCCTCGCCAAGGTCCAGGACAGCGAGCTGGAGCCGGTCGAGGCGCACGCGGGCGAGCTGCGTGAACTCAACCGCTCCGCCCGCGGCGGCGGCCTCGTCGCCCGCCTGGAGGAACTCGGCATAGACGCCACCCGGTTCGCCTGGGCCGCCGCGATCCTCGGCGACGGCATCACCGTCGACCTGGTGGCCCGGCTCGCCACCCTCGGCCCCGACGACGCCGCCCGCTGCGCCGAACGCCTGCGCAGCGCCCGCATCCTCACCGTCCCCGACCCGGCCGCCGCCCGCCGCACCGGGCAGGCCGAGCTGGAGTTCGTGCACCCGCTGATCGCCACCGCCGTCTACAACTCCATCCCCGACGCGCTGCGCCGGGCCATGCACGGCATCGCCGCCCGGATCGTCACCGACTCCGGGCGCGGCGCCGCCGCGGCCGCCCGCCACCTCCTCGAAGTGCACCCGGACGACGACGAGGAACTCGTCTGGCAACTGCGCGAGGCCGCCCGCGAACACCTCGCCGTCGGTGCCCCGGACGCCGCCCGCCGCTGCCTGGAACGCGCCCTGGAGGAACCGCCCCGGCCCGAGGTCCACGCGCACGTCCTGTACGAACTGGGCAGCGCCACGTTCCTGACCGCACCCGCCCGCACCATCGGCCATCTGCGCACCGCCCTCGGCATGCCCGGCCTGGACGGCGACCGCCGGCTGGACGCCGTCATCCGCCTCTCCCAGGCCCTGCTGCACAACGACCAGATGGAGGAGGCCGTCCGCACCGTCGAGGCGGAGGCCGCCCGGCTCCCCGCCGGACCCGCCCGGATGCGGCTCCAGGCCGTGCAGTTCATGTGGGAGGGCGTGCACGCGGGCGAGACCATCACACCGGGCCGTTCCGAACGCCTGGCCGAGCTCGCCGCCACCTGCACCGGCCGCGACAACTCCGAGCGCGCGCTGCTGATCCTGCGCGGCTTCGACGGCATGATGCGCGGGGAGAACGCCGAGGAGATCGTCGAGATCTGCGACCGCGCCCTGGTCAACGGCCGGCTCGCACCGGGCCTCGGCTGGACCGACTCCGAGTGGGGCGTCGAACTGCTGCTGATGCTGGCCGGCAGCTACGCCTACACCGACCGCCTCGACCGCGCCGAGAGCTTCTACAGCGAGGCCCTCCAGGCCTACGACACGGCGGGCTGGAGCGGCGGCCACCTGGTCCTCGCCCACGCCTACGTGGGTCTCGCGCACCGCAGGCGAGGCCGGCTGGAGGCCGCGGAGACCTCCCTGCGCGAGTCGCTGCGCCACGCCGAACGCGTCGGCCGCGGACTGCCGTTGTACTGGACGGCCACCTGCAACCTGGTCGACACCCTGCTCGCCCGCGGCCACGTCGACGAGGCATGGGCCGTGGCGGAACGGCACGGCTTCGCACCGCCCTACCCGTCCACCGTCGTACTGCCCGACCCGCGCTCGGTGCGCGGCCGGCTGCTGCTGGCCGTCGGCCGCACCAAGGACGGCATCAACGAACTGGAGGCGGCGGAGAAGGCCGCCGCCGCGCGCGGCCACCACAACCCGGTGCACGTCTTCGGCGCCGCCGACCTCGCCCGCGCGCTCGCCACCGAGGACCCCGCCCGGGCGGCCCGGCTCGCCGTCGACGTACGCCGCCGCGCCGAACGCCTGGGCACCGACACCGCGATAGGGGAGGCCCTGCGGGTCGCCGCCGCCCTGGAGACCGGCCAGCGCGCGGTGCGCCTCGCCGCCCAGGCGGTCACCTACCTGGAGTCCTCGCCCTGCCAGTACGAACACGCCGCGGCCCGTATCGAGTACGGCACCCTTGCCCGCTCCGCGCCCGATCTGGAGCGGGGCCTGGCACTGGCCCGCTCCTGCGGCGCGGACGGCCTGGTGGCACAGGCCCGCAGCGAACTGGCCACGTACGCCGGCCACCGGTGA
- a CDS encoding ATP-dependent DNA ligase yields MDLPVMPPVRPMLAKSVARIPPDMQYEAKWDGFRAIVFRDGDEVELGSRTGKPLTRYFPELVEALRERLPGRCVVDGEIVIARDGHLDFDALTERIHPADSRVRTLAERTPASFVAFDLLALADESLLDVPLTDRRELLVRALRDVTPPVHVAPATTDIEVARGWFEQYEGAGLDGVVAKPLTLLYHQDERAMFKIKHERTADVVVAGYRLHKSGPVVGSLLLGLYDRGGALQHVGVSAAFTMKRRAELIEELEPLRMDDASDHPWAAWADEAAHASARLPGAPSRWSGKKDLSWVPLRPERVAEVAYDHMENGQRFRHTARFRRWRPDRTPESCTYAQLEEPVRYDLTEILGGP; encoded by the coding sequence ATGGATCTGCCCGTCATGCCGCCCGTCAGGCCGATGCTCGCCAAGTCGGTGGCGAGGATCCCGCCGGACATGCAGTACGAGGCGAAGTGGGACGGCTTCCGGGCGATCGTGTTCCGTGACGGCGACGAGGTGGAGCTGGGCAGCCGCACCGGCAAACCGCTCACCCGGTACTTCCCCGAGCTGGTCGAGGCGCTGCGGGAGCGGCTGCCCGGGCGGTGCGTGGTGGACGGGGAGATCGTCATCGCCCGGGACGGGCACCTGGACTTCGACGCGCTGACCGAGCGCATCCATCCGGCGGACTCCCGGGTGCGGACGCTCGCCGAGCGGACACCGGCCTCCTTCGTCGCGTTCGACCTGCTGGCGCTGGCGGACGAGTCGCTGCTGGACGTGCCGCTGACAGACCGTCGGGAGCTGCTCGTACGGGCGCTGCGCGACGTCACCCCGCCCGTGCACGTGGCGCCGGCGACCACCGACATCGAGGTGGCCCGGGGCTGGTTCGAGCAGTACGAGGGCGCCGGTCTCGACGGTGTGGTCGCCAAGCCGCTGACCCTGCTCTACCACCAGGACGAGCGGGCCATGTTCAAGATCAAGCACGAGCGCACGGCGGACGTCGTGGTCGCCGGGTACCGGCTGCACAAGAGCGGGCCGGTGGTCGGGTCGCTGCTGCTCGGCCTGTACGACCGGGGCGGCGCCCTCCAGCACGTGGGGGTGTCGGCCGCATTCACCATGAAGCGGCGCGCGGAGCTGATCGAGGAGCTGGAGCCGCTGCGGATGGACGACGCGTCGGACCACCCGTGGGCGGCCTGGGCGGACGAGGCGGCGCACGCCTCGGCGCGGCTGCCCGGGGCGCCCAGCCGCTGGTCGGGGAAGAAGGACCTGTCGTGGGTGCCGCTCAGACCGGAGCGGGTGGCCGAGGTCGCCTACGACCACATGGAGAACGGGCAGCGCTTCCGGCACACCGCCCGTTTCCGCCGCTGGCGCCCCGACCGCACCCCGGAGAGCTGTACGTACGCGCAGCTGGAGGAGCCCGTGCGCTACGACCTCACGGAGATCCTCGGCGGGCCGTGA
- a CDS encoding glutathione S-transferase C-terminal domain-containing protein: protein MSATSPTAVPPFRGRIGDDPHSGYYAAPHRYRLHLSPACPHCLQIAVTHSLLGLGDVLPVAPLPAVPDAPDGGHRALRPLYEAGAHLYPGPALAPVLHDNWTGRIVSTHAPDILRDLARRFGGHGPSLYPRGTDEALAAVERLCEQGVDATAQRAGLHGGDRTERDTALATLLRALDVLELRLASRRYLLGDDLTLADVRLWVTLVQLDTVHRHHLDAAAVHRITGHPRLWAHARRLTAHPAFGLHLDLDGIARRHHAHCRGTEAAGAAVPILDWPAYVCQEAAEPAHRSG from the coding sequence ATGTCCGCCACATCCCCGACCGCCGTGCCGCCGTTCCGGGGCCGGATCGGCGACGACCCGCACAGCGGGTACTACGCAGCCCCGCACCGCTACCGGCTTCACCTCTCACCCGCCTGTCCGCACTGCCTGCAGATCGCGGTCACCCACAGCCTGCTCGGCCTCGGCGACGTCCTCCCGGTGGCGCCGCTGCCCGCCGTGCCCGACGCACCCGACGGCGGACACCGGGCGCTGCGCCCGCTGTACGAGGCCGGTGCGCACCTGTACCCGGGCCCGGCCCTGGCACCGGTCCTGCACGACAACTGGACCGGCAGGATCGTCAGCACCCACGCCCCCGACATCCTGCGCGACCTGGCCCGGCGGTTCGGCGGTCATGGACCCTCGCTGTACCCGAGGGGCACCGACGAGGCCCTGGCGGCCGTCGAACGGCTCTGCGAGCAGGGCGTCGACGCGACCGCCCAGCGGGCCGGCCTGCACGGCGGCGACCGGACGGAGCGCGACACCGCGCTCGCCACGCTGCTGCGGGCGCTGGACGTGCTGGAGCTGCGGCTCGCCTCCCGGCGGTACCTGCTCGGTGACGACCTCACGCTCGCCGACGTCCGGCTGTGGGTGACGCTGGTGCAGCTGGACACCGTGCACCGTCACCACCTCGACGCGGCGGCGGTGCACCGGATCACCGGACACCCGCGTCTGTGGGCCCACGCCCGGCGGCTGACCGCGCACCCCGCCTTCGGCCTCCACCTCGACCTGGACGGCATCGCGCGCAGGCACCACGCCCACTGCCGGGGCACGGAGGCGGCCGGCGCGGCGGTGCCGATCTTGGACTGGCCGGCGTACGTCTGTCAGGAGGCGGCGGAGCCGGCGCACAGGTCCGGCTGA
- a CDS encoding sulfite oxidase, which produces MPSSAASSSHPDETAYDRHRLRQWLAGQARADGVSRRRLLTLLAATGAAGALPLSAPAHAADGDTIVKPLPPEKFVRRGTNAETRWEALRGTGHHTPNDLFFVRNHTATPALRAHDWRLRLWGSGLRGGPAEDRAIEFGYDDLRKLPSVTRTAFVECAGNGRSGYTTQQGETVGGTAWTLGAIGVARWRGVPLSTVLRRAGLSPYAVDVQPRGLDAEYVSGGESLGRVRRPLPLSKALHDVLLAYEMNGEPLPPDHGHPVRVLVPSWVGIASIKWVGDIEVSRQPLFSPWNTTFYRLFGPAHPEGGSVPLSRQTLKSAFELASGATFPAGRSQVLRGRSWSGAGPVARVDVSTDGGASWRPARLDERPRPDTWTRWSVDWKPRTRGTTQLLARATDTAGRTQPDVSVFNTEGYLFDAVVRHEVTVV; this is translated from the coding sequence ATGCCCTCATCTGCCGCGTCTTCCTCCCATCCCGACGAGACCGCCTACGACCGGCACCGGCTGCGCCAGTGGCTCGCAGGGCAGGCCAGGGCGGACGGGGTGAGCCGCCGCCGTCTGCTCACCCTGCTCGCCGCCACCGGTGCCGCCGGCGCGCTGCCCCTGTCCGCACCGGCCCACGCCGCCGACGGCGACACCATCGTCAAACCGCTGCCGCCCGAGAAGTTCGTCCGCCGCGGCACCAACGCCGAGACCCGCTGGGAGGCCCTGCGCGGAACCGGCCACCACACCCCCAACGACCTGTTCTTCGTACGCAACCACACGGCCACGCCCGCCCTTCGGGCGCACGACTGGCGGCTGAGACTGTGGGGGAGCGGGCTGCGCGGCGGGCCCGCCGAGGACAGGGCGATCGAGTTCGGGTACGACGACCTGCGCAAGCTGCCGTCCGTCACCCGCACCGCGTTCGTCGAGTGCGCCGGCAACGGGCGCAGCGGCTACACCACCCAGCAGGGTGAGACGGTCGGCGGCACGGCCTGGACGCTGGGCGCGATCGGCGTCGCCCGCTGGCGTGGCGTTCCCCTGTCGACCGTCCTGCGCCGGGCGGGCCTGTCGCCCTACGCCGTCGACGTGCAGCCGCGGGGACTGGACGCCGAGTACGTCAGCGGCGGGGAGAGCCTCGGCCGGGTGCGCAGGCCGCTGCCGCTGTCCAAGGCGCTGCACGACGTCCTGCTCGCCTACGAGATGAACGGCGAGCCGCTGCCGCCCGACCACGGCCACCCGGTGCGGGTGCTGGTGCCCTCCTGGGTGGGGATCGCGTCGATCAAGTGGGTCGGCGACATCGAGGTGTCCCGGCAGCCGCTCTTCTCGCCCTGGAACACCACGTTCTACCGGCTGTTCGGGCCCGCCCACCCCGAGGGCGGCAGCGTGCCGCTGTCCCGGCAGACCCTGAAGAGCGCCTTCGAGCTGGCGAGCGGCGCCACGTTCCCGGCGGGCCGGAGCCAGGTGCTGCGCGGCCGTTCGTGGTCGGGGGCCGGTCCCGTCGCGCGGGTCGACGTCAGTACCGACGGCGGGGCGAGCTGGCGGCCGGCCCGGCTGGACGAACGGCCGCGTCCCGACACCTGGACGCGGTGGTCCGTCGACTGGAAGCCCCGCACCCGGGGGACGACCCAGCTGCTGGCCCGCGCCACCGACACCGCCGGCCGCACCCAGCCGGACGTCTCCGTGTTCAACACCGAGGGCTACCTGTTCGACGCGGTGGTACGGCACGAGGTGACCGTGGTCTGA
- a CDS encoding DUF2510 domain-containing protein — protein sequence MTQVTPPGWYPDPGQTQDGPATERWWDGAAWTDRIRPAARDAAADQAAAWAPPGPGAEAAAGHPAYPAYPAAPPSGRGRGVRTGIAVVVAAAVLASIGVGVYALTDDGGDRTTATSQQGGQDGDRGAPPEGAPDGPEGDEPGADGDGPPRVESGSVTDALSGISLPVPKGWYGEELEVGAAVTSKDTYDCPGDTSSTCTKGGAYSAPAVALGTRGSSAEEVAKADIAANAEESYGGDSYGRIASHDVLASKAVTVAGQKGYLVRWKAVTSTGSDGYVQSLAFPSPARPQQIVVVRFGVDTDQGQTVLDEITEGIAVSKGGGNGQDV from the coding sequence ATGACGCAGGTGACTCCTCCCGGGTGGTATCCCGACCCCGGGCAGACGCAAGACGGACCGGCCACCGAGCGCTGGTGGGACGGCGCGGCCTGGACGGACCGGATCCGGCCGGCGGCCCGTGACGCCGCCGCGGACCAGGCCGCCGCCTGGGCTCCGCCGGGGCCGGGTGCCGAGGCCGCAGCGGGACATCCCGCCTACCCGGCGTACCCGGCCGCGCCGCCGTCCGGGCGGGGGCGCGGGGTGCGCACCGGGATAGCCGTCGTGGTGGCCGCCGCCGTCCTGGCGAGCATCGGTGTCGGCGTGTACGCGCTGACCGACGACGGCGGGGACCGGACCACCGCCACCTCGCAGCAGGGCGGGCAGGACGGTGACCGGGGCGCGCCGCCCGAGGGCGCCCCGGACGGCCCCGAGGGCGACGAGCCCGGGGCTGACGGCGACGGGCCGCCGCGGGTCGAGAGCGGGTCGGTGACCGACGCGCTGAGCGGGATCAGCCTGCCCGTCCCCAAGGGCTGGTACGGCGAGGAGCTCGAGGTGGGCGCGGCGGTGACGTCGAAGGACACCTACGACTGCCCCGGCGACACCTCGAGCACCTGCACGAAGGGCGGGGCGTACTCGGCGCCGGCGGTGGCGCTGGGCACCCGCGGCTCCAGCGCCGAGGAGGTCGCCAAGGCGGACATCGCGGCGAACGCCGAGGAGAGTTACGGCGGCGACTCGTACGGGCGGATCGCCTCGCACGACGTCCTCGCCTCCAAGGCGGTGACGGTGGCCGGGCAGAAGGGGTACCTGGTCCGCTGGAAGGCGGTCACCAGCACGGGCTCGGACGGCTACGTGCAGTCCCTCGCCTTTCCGTCCCCGGCCCGCCCGCAGCAGATCGTGGTGGTGCGTTTCGGCGTCGACACCGATCAGGGGCAGACGGTCCTCGACGAGATCACCGAGGGCATCGCGGTGTCGAAGGGCGGCGGCAACGGGCAGGACGTCTGA
- a CDS encoding putative leader peptide, which produces MPPLEPLTRRRTVDLVRVASALCRLPG; this is translated from the coding sequence ATGCCACCGCTGGAGCCCCTGACGCGCCGCCGCACCGTGGACCTGGTCCGCGTGGCCTCGGCGCTGTGTCGGCTCCCCGGCTGA
- a CDS encoding zinc-dependent alcohol dehydrogenase: protein MKALTWQGKRDVRIEKVPDPRIEEPTDAIIRVTSTGLCGSDLHLYEVLTPFMTPGDILGHEPMGIVEEVGAAVPDLQAGDRVVVPFQIACGNCWMCLTGLPTQCETTQVSSEGMGAALFGYTRLYGAVPGAQAEYLRVPQAQYGPIKVPEGPADDRFVYLSDVLPTAWQAVAYADVPKGGSVAVLGLGPIGDMACRVAQAKGAGRVFGVDLVPERLRRAKERGVETFDLRSFDDEKELVAAIRDQTDGRGPDAVIDAVGTEAHGSAAARMVQNASALLPRKISGPMAERFSVDRLAALYTAIDLVRRGGTISISGVYGGMADPMPMLTLFDKQIQMRMGQANVRRWSDEIIPFLTDEDPLGVDDFATHRVPLDEAPQAYDMFQNKRDGSVKVLIKP from the coding sequence ATGAAGGCTTTGACCTGGCAGGGGAAGCGGGACGTACGGATCGAGAAGGTTCCGGATCCCAGGATCGAGGAGCCGACGGACGCGATCATCCGCGTCACCTCCACCGGACTGTGCGGATCCGACCTGCACCTGTACGAGGTGCTCACCCCCTTCATGACCCCGGGCGACATCCTCGGCCACGAGCCGATGGGCATCGTCGAGGAGGTCGGCGCCGCCGTCCCCGACCTCCAGGCCGGGGACCGGGTCGTGGTGCCCTTCCAGATCGCCTGCGGGAACTGCTGGATGTGCCTGACCGGACTGCCCACCCAGTGCGAGACCACCCAGGTCAGCTCCGAGGGCATGGGCGCCGCCCTGTTCGGCTACACCCGGCTGTACGGCGCGGTCCCCGGCGCGCAGGCCGAGTACCTGCGGGTGCCGCAGGCCCAGTACGGCCCGATCAAGGTGCCCGAGGGCCCGGCGGACGACCGCTTCGTCTACCTCTCCGACGTCCTGCCGACCGCCTGGCAGGCCGTCGCCTACGCGGACGTCCCCAAGGGCGGCAGCGTCGCCGTGCTCGGCCTCGGCCCGATCGGCGACATGGCCTGCCGGGTCGCCCAGGCCAAGGGTGCCGGACGGGTGTTCGGCGTGGACCTCGTCCCCGAACGGCTGCGCCGGGCGAAGGAACGCGGCGTGGAGACCTTCGACCTGCGCTCCTTCGACGACGAGAAGGAACTCGTCGCGGCGATCCGCGACCAGACCGACGGCCGCGGCCCCGACGCGGTGATCGACGCCGTCGGCACCGAGGCACACGGCAGCGCGGCGGCCCGCATGGTGCAGAACGCCTCGGCGCTGCTGCCCCGCAAGATCAGCGGACCGATGGCCGAACGCTTCAGCGTCGACCGGCTCGCCGCCCTCTACACCGCCATCGACCTGGTCCGCCGCGGCGGCACCATCTCGATCAGCGGCGTCTACGGCGGTATGGCCGACCCGATGCCCATGCTCACCCTGTTCGACAAGCAGATCCAGATGCGCATGGGGCAGGCGAACGTGCGCCGCTGGAGCGACGAGATCATCCCGTTCCTCACCGACGAGGACCCGCTCGGCGTCGACGACTTCGCCACCCACCGCGTGCCGCTCGACGAGGCACCGCAGGCGTACGACATGTTCCAGAACAAGCGGGACGGCTCGGTCAAGGTGCTGATCAAGCCCTGA
- a CDS encoding phosphatase PAP2 family protein, translating to MHTREESEPPVPGTRGRPPLVRELLLVAGLFLVYKLGRQLATGHTAEAFRNGREVWDLERALGLPGEGAVQSPLLHGDTLAQIANTYYAAVHFPATVAFLVWLYLRRPGHYVWARRVLAALTTAALVLHLTYPLAPPRMLPATGLVDTARLYGPSVYGPPGADQLSNQFAAMPSLHFGWALMVAVGLIVATRSVWRWLWLLHPLLTLLVIVGTANHFWLDAFAAAALLGLALAVLRRPRPAPAATRVRPRRPVRRHSLVGAGR from the coding sequence ATGCACACGCGCGAGGAGTCCGAACCGCCGGTACCCGGTACCCGCGGACGCCCGCCACTCGTCCGTGAACTGCTGCTGGTGGCGGGGCTGTTCCTCGTCTACAAGCTCGGCAGGCAGCTGGCCACCGGCCACACCGCCGAGGCCTTCCGCAACGGCCGTGAGGTCTGGGACCTGGAGCGCGCCCTCGGCCTGCCCGGCGAGGGGGCGGTCCAGTCCCCGCTGCTGCACGGCGACACCCTCGCGCAGATCGCGAACACCTACTACGCGGCCGTGCACTTCCCCGCCACGGTGGCCTTCCTGGTGTGGCTCTATCTGCGCCGGCCCGGCCACTACGTCTGGGCCCGGCGGGTGCTGGCGGCACTCACCACGGCGGCGCTGGTGCTGCACCTGACGTATCCGCTGGCTCCGCCGCGGATGCTCCCGGCCACCGGTCTCGTGGACACCGCGCGGCTGTACGGGCCGTCGGTCTACGGCCCGCCGGGCGCGGACCAGTTGTCGAACCAGTTCGCGGCGATGCCTTCGCTGCACTTCGGCTGGGCACTGATGGTGGCCGTCGGACTGATCGTCGCCACCCGGTCGGTGTGGCGGTGGCTGTGGCTGCTGCACCCGCTGCTGACCCTGCTGGTGATCGTGGGCACCGCCAACCACTTCTGGCTGGACGCGTTCGCGGCGGCGGCGTTGCTCGGACTCGCCCTCGCGGTGCTGCGCCGGCCGCGGCCCGCCCCCGCCGCGACACGGGTCCGGCCCCGGCGGCCGGTGCGCCGCCACTCCCTCGTGGGGGCGGGCCGATGA
- a CDS encoding DUF3048 domain-containing protein, which yields MIRGWPVATVGTERGARRRRGGRRAGVLVAALLAAGLAAGCTSGGSGDDGRGSPQESPTATGPDGRPLPPVLAVKIDNAPEARPQTGLDEADVVYVEQVEGGLSRLMAVYATQLPESVGPVRSARESDLELLRQFDQPLLAFSGAQSKLLPLIDRAPLTPVEPGSKDDAFTRDSARAAPHNLYVRPHRLLDDPPGEAALTTGFRHGPAPAGGTPEDEVSVRFPAARFTFTWSDADRAWKVSMDGAPATDGDGDRLTASTVVVQDVTVRRSGFRDFLGNNTPYTETVGSGKATVLRDGRTYPAAWDRATAEDGTSFTTRDGEPLNFASGPVWVVLASGD from the coding sequence ATGATACGAGGATGGCCGGTGGCGACGGTGGGCACAGAACGAGGGGCGCGCCGGCGGCGCGGCGGCAGGAGGGCCGGAGTGCTCGTGGCCGCCCTGCTGGCGGCAGGTCTGGCGGCGGGCTGCACGTCGGGCGGGTCCGGTGACGACGGACGCGGCTCACCCCAGGAGTCGCCGACCGCGACGGGCCCGGACGGGCGGCCGCTGCCCCCCGTCCTCGCCGTGAAGATCGACAACGCGCCCGAGGCCCGGCCCCAGACGGGTCTCGACGAGGCCGACGTGGTGTACGTCGAGCAGGTCGAGGGCGGGCTGAGCCGGCTGATGGCCGTGTACGCGACACAGCTCCCCGAGTCGGTCGGCCCGGTGCGCAGCGCCCGCGAGTCCGACCTGGAGCTGCTGCGCCAGTTCGACCAGCCCCTGCTCGCCTTCTCCGGGGCCCAGAGCAAGCTGCTGCCGCTGATCGACCGGGCACCGCTCACCCCCGTGGAGCCCGGGTCGAAGGACGACGCCTTCACCCGGGACTCCGCACGGGCGGCACCGCACAACCTGTACGTCCGCCCGCACCGCCTGCTGGACGACCCGCCCGGTGAGGCCGCGCTGACCACCGGCTTCCGGCACGGCCCCGCGCCCGCGGGCGGCACGCCCGAGGACGAGGTCTCCGTGCGCTTCCCGGCGGCCCGCTTCACCTTCACCTGGTCGGACGCCGACCGGGCGTGGAAGGTGTCGATGGACGGCGCCCCCGCGACCGACGGGGACGGCGACCGGCTGACGGCGTCCACGGTGGTCGTGCAGGACGTGACCGTGCGCCGCTCGGGCTTCAGGGACTTCCTCGGCAACAACACCCCGTACACCGAGACGGTCGGCTCGGGGAAGGCCACCGTGCTGCGTGACGGGCGTACCTACCCGGCCGCCTGGGACCGGGCGACCGCCGAGGACGGCACGTCGTTCACCACCCGGGACGGCGAGCCGCTGAACTTCGCGTCCGGTCCGGTGTGGGTGGTGCTGGCTTCGGGGGACTGA
- a CDS encoding TetR/AcrR family transcriptional regulator has protein sequence MTSQDADRPGPVGTSRRSKITPEREREFFDAVLNQIRECGYDAVTMEGVAASTRCSKSTLYRQWRTKPQFVAAALRSNRQARFARIDTGTLAGDLREAARCAGEWSPKDATLLQALGHAVVQDRELAQALREALVDPEIAALRKILGRGVERGEVASDNAALEYIPAQIFGVLRVRPMLEGRNADPEYVVRFVEAAVLPALGLE, from the coding sequence ATGACGTCGCAGGACGCGGACCGGCCCGGACCGGTCGGAACCTCGCGCCGCTCCAAGATCACGCCCGAGCGTGAGCGGGAGTTCTTCGACGCCGTGCTGAACCAGATCCGCGAGTGCGGCTACGACGCGGTCACCATGGAGGGCGTCGCCGCCAGCACACGCTGCAGCAAGTCGACGCTCTACCGGCAGTGGCGGACCAAGCCGCAGTTCGTCGCCGCCGCCCTGCGCTCCAACCGGCAGGCGCGGTTCGCCCGGATCGACACCGGCACCCTCGCCGGGGACCTGCGCGAGGCGGCCCGCTGCGCGGGGGAGTGGTCACCGAAGGACGCCACGCTGCTCCAGGCCCTCGGCCACGCGGTCGTCCAGGACCGGGAGCTGGCGCAGGCGCTGCGGGAGGCGCTGGTCGACCCGGAGATCGCCGCGCTGCGGAAGATCCTCGGGCGTGGGGTCGAGCGCGGCGAGGTCGCCTCGGACAACGCGGCGCTGGAGTACATCCCGGCGCAGATCTTCGGGGTGCTGCGGGTCCGGCCCATGCTGGAGGGCCGCAACGCCGACCCGGAGTACGTGGTGCGCTTCGTCGAGGCCGCCGTGCTGCCGGCCCTCGGGCTGGAATGA